In the Hylaeus volcanicus isolate JK05 chromosome 1, UHH_iyHylVolc1.0_haploid, whole genome shotgun sequence genome, one interval contains:
- the LOC128882174 gene encoding synaptotagmin 1 isoform X3, whose translation MPAIKREAEKVPEELPTENIIESTINTLLVTDMEVKEGTDSEVVTESAGKTFETKMEDLGKELAEEMGIPTWGLVTILIAVGVVVLGICFCCIRRCCRKRRSKDGKKGLKGAVDLKSVQLLGSTYKDKVQPDMEELTDNAEEPDEAESKQSEVKLGKLQYKLEYDFNTNSLAVTVIQAEELPALDMGGTSDPYVKVYLLPDKKKKFETKVHRKTLNPAFNETFTFKNVPYADAMNKTLVFAIFDFDRFSKHDQIGEVKVPLCQVDLAQTIEEWRELQSVEGEGGQDNKLGDICFSLRYVPTAGKLTVVILEAKNLKKMDVGGLSDPYVKIALMQNGKRLKKKKTSIKKCTLNPYYNESFTFEVPFEQIQKVQLVVTVVDYDRIGTSEPIGKVVLGYNASGTELRHWSDMLASPRRPIAQWHTLKDPEDGDKKD comes from the exons ATGCCTGCCATCAAGAGGGAAGCAGAGAAGGTGCCGGAAGAGCTGCCGACGGAGAACATCATCGAGTCGACGATAAACACCTTACTGGTCACAGACATGGAAGTAAAAGAAG GGACAGATTCGGAGGTGGTCACCGAAAGTGCAGGGAAAACCTTCGAAACCAAAATGGAGGACCTCGGGAAGGAACTCGCGGAAGAAATGGGAATACCTACATGGGGCCTCGTTACGATTCTAATAG CCGTAGGCGTAGTAGTTCTCGGAATCTGCTTCTGCTGCATAAGAAGATGCTGTCGCAAAAGACGTTCCAAGGACGGGAAGAAGGGGTTGAAGGGCGCGGTGGACCTCAAGTCCGTGCAGCTACTGGGCAGCACGTACAAGGACAAG GTTCAGCCTGATATGGAAGAGCTGACGGACAACGCCGAGGAACCAGACGAAGCGGAGAGCAAGCAGAGCGAGGTGAAACTCGGCAAGCTTCAGTACAAG CTGGAATACGACTTCAACACGAACAGCCTGGCGGTGACAGTGATACAAGCGGAAGAACTGCCAGCCCTGGATATGGGTGGCACGTCCGATCCCTACGTGAAGGTCTACCTGCTGCCCGACAAAAAGAAGAAGTTCGAAACAAAAGTGCACAGGAAAACGCTCAATCCCGCCTTCAACGAGACTTTCACGTTCAAG AACGTTCCATACGCGGACGCCATGAACAAGACGCTCGTCTTCGCCATCTTCGACTTCGACAGATTCTCGAAACACGATCAAATCGGCGAGGTGAAGGTGCCTCTGTGCCAAGTAGATTTGGCCCAGACGATCGAGGAGTGGAGGGAGCTGCAGAGCGTCGAAGGCGAGGGTGGCCAG GACAACAAATTAGGCGACATTTGCTTCTCGCTCCGCTACGTGCCCACGGCTGGTAAATTGACTGTGGTGATCCTGGAGGCGAAGAACCTGAAGAAGATGGACGTCGGCGGCCTGTCGGATCCGTACGTCAAGATCGCTCTGATGCAGAACGGAAAGAggttgaagaagaagaaaacgtcCATCAAGAAGTGCACTCTTAATCCGTATTACAACGAATCGTTCACGTTTGAGGTACCCTTCGAGCAGATACAG AAAGTGCAATTGGTTGTCACGGTAGTCGACTACGATCGTATCGGCACCTCAGAACCCATTGGGAAGGTCGTCTTGGGGTACAACGCGAGTGGAACAGAACTGAGACACTGGTCCGACATGTTGGCATCCCCGAGACGTCCTATTGCTCAATGGCACACGCTTAAGGACCCCGAGGACGGCGACAAGAAGGACTAA
- the LOC128882174 gene encoding synaptotagmin 1 isoform X1: protein MKMPAIKREAEKVPEELPTENIIESTINTLLVTDMEVKEGTDSEVVTESAGKTFETKMEDLGKELAEEMGIPTWGLVTILIAVGVVVLGICFCCIRRCCRKRRSKDGKKGLKGAVDLKSVQLLGSTYKDKVQPDMEELTDNAEEPDEAESKQSEVKLGKLQYKLEYDFNTNSLAVTVIQAEELPALDMGGTSDPYVKVYLLPDKKKKFETKVHRKTLNPAFNETFTFKNVPYADAMNKTLVFAIFDFDRFSKHDQIGEVKVPLCQVDLAQTIEEWRELQSVEGEGGQDNKLGDICFSLRYVPTAGKLTVVILEAKNLKKMDVGGLSDPYVKIALMQNGKRLKKKKTSIKKCTLNPYYNESFTFEVPFEQIQKVQLVVTVVDYDRIGTSEPIGKVVLGYNASGTELRHWSDMLASPRRPIAQWHTLKDPEDGDKKD from the exons AAAATGCCTGCCATCAAGAGGGAAGCAGAGAAGGTGCCGGAAGAGCTGCCGACGGAGAACATCATCGAGTCGACGATAAACACCTTACTGGTCACAGACATGGAAGTAAAAGAAG GGACAGATTCGGAGGTGGTCACCGAAAGTGCAGGGAAAACCTTCGAAACCAAAATGGAGGACCTCGGGAAGGAACTCGCGGAAGAAATGGGAATACCTACATGGGGCCTCGTTACGATTCTAATAG CCGTAGGCGTAGTAGTTCTCGGAATCTGCTTCTGCTGCATAAGAAGATGCTGTCGCAAAAGACGTTCCAAGGACGGGAAGAAGGGGTTGAAGGGCGCGGTGGACCTCAAGTCCGTGCAGCTACTGGGCAGCACGTACAAGGACAAG GTTCAGCCTGATATGGAAGAGCTGACGGACAACGCCGAGGAACCAGACGAAGCGGAGAGCAAGCAGAGCGAGGTGAAACTCGGCAAGCTTCAGTACAAG CTGGAATACGACTTCAACACGAACAGCCTGGCGGTGACAGTGATACAAGCGGAAGAACTGCCAGCCCTGGATATGGGTGGCACGTCCGATCCCTACGTGAAGGTCTACCTGCTGCCCGACAAAAAGAAGAAGTTCGAAACAAAAGTGCACAGGAAAACGCTCAATCCCGCCTTCAACGAGACTTTCACGTTCAAG AACGTTCCATACGCGGACGCCATGAACAAGACGCTCGTCTTCGCCATCTTCGACTTCGACAGATTCTCGAAACACGATCAAATCGGCGAGGTGAAGGTGCCTCTGTGCCAAGTAGATTTGGCCCAGACGATCGAGGAGTGGAGGGAGCTGCAGAGCGTCGAAGGCGAGGGTGGCCAG GACAACAAATTAGGCGACATTTGCTTCTCGCTCCGCTACGTGCCCACGGCTGGTAAATTGACTGTGGTGATCCTGGAGGCGAAGAACCTGAAGAAGATGGACGTCGGCGGCCTGTCGGATCCGTACGTCAAGATCGCTCTGATGCAGAACGGAAAGAggttgaagaagaagaaaacgtcCATCAAGAAGTGCACTCTTAATCCGTATTACAACGAATCGTTCACGTTTGAGGTACCCTTCGAGCAGATACAG AAAGTGCAATTGGTTGTCACGGTAGTCGACTACGATCGTATCGGCACCTCAGAACCCATTGGGAAGGTCGTCTTGGGGTACAACGCGAGTGGAACAGAACTGAGACACTGGTCCGACATGTTGGCATCCCCGAGACGTCCTATTGCTCAATGGCACACGCTTAAGGACCCCGAGGACGGCGACAAGAAGGACTAA
- the LOC128882174 gene encoding synaptotagmin 1 isoform X2, which yields MKMPAIKREAEKVPEELPTENIIESTINTLLVTDMEVKEGTDSEVVTESAGKTFETKMEDLGKELAEEMGIPTWGLVTILIAVGVVVLGICFCCIRRCCRKRRSKDGKKGLKGAVDLKSVQLLGSTYKDKPDMEELTDNAEEPDEAESKQSEVKLGKLQYKLEYDFNTNSLAVTVIQAEELPALDMGGTSDPYVKVYLLPDKKKKFETKVHRKTLNPAFNETFTFKNVPYADAMNKTLVFAIFDFDRFSKHDQIGEVKVPLCQVDLAQTIEEWRELQSVEGEGGQDNKLGDICFSLRYVPTAGKLTVVILEAKNLKKMDVGGLSDPYVKIALMQNGKRLKKKKTSIKKCTLNPYYNESFTFEVPFEQIQKVQLVVTVVDYDRIGTSEPIGKVVLGYNASGTELRHWSDMLASPRRPIAQWHTLKDPEDGDKKD from the exons AAAATGCCTGCCATCAAGAGGGAAGCAGAGAAGGTGCCGGAAGAGCTGCCGACGGAGAACATCATCGAGTCGACGATAAACACCTTACTGGTCACAGACATGGAAGTAAAAGAAG GGACAGATTCGGAGGTGGTCACCGAAAGTGCAGGGAAAACCTTCGAAACCAAAATGGAGGACCTCGGGAAGGAACTCGCGGAAGAAATGGGAATACCTACATGGGGCCTCGTTACGATTCTAATAG CCGTAGGCGTAGTAGTTCTCGGAATCTGCTTCTGCTGCATAAGAAGATGCTGTCGCAAAAGACGTTCCAAGGACGGGAAGAAGGGGTTGAAGGGCGCGGTGGACCTCAAGTCCGTGCAGCTACTGGGCAGCACGTACAAGGACAAG CCTGATATGGAAGAGCTGACGGACAACGCCGAGGAACCAGACGAAGCGGAGAGCAAGCAGAGCGAGGTGAAACTCGGCAAGCTTCAGTACAAG CTGGAATACGACTTCAACACGAACAGCCTGGCGGTGACAGTGATACAAGCGGAAGAACTGCCAGCCCTGGATATGGGTGGCACGTCCGATCCCTACGTGAAGGTCTACCTGCTGCCCGACAAAAAGAAGAAGTTCGAAACAAAAGTGCACAGGAAAACGCTCAATCCCGCCTTCAACGAGACTTTCACGTTCAAG AACGTTCCATACGCGGACGCCATGAACAAGACGCTCGTCTTCGCCATCTTCGACTTCGACAGATTCTCGAAACACGATCAAATCGGCGAGGTGAAGGTGCCTCTGTGCCAAGTAGATTTGGCCCAGACGATCGAGGAGTGGAGGGAGCTGCAGAGCGTCGAAGGCGAGGGTGGCCAG GACAACAAATTAGGCGACATTTGCTTCTCGCTCCGCTACGTGCCCACGGCTGGTAAATTGACTGTGGTGATCCTGGAGGCGAAGAACCTGAAGAAGATGGACGTCGGCGGCCTGTCGGATCCGTACGTCAAGATCGCTCTGATGCAGAACGGAAAGAggttgaagaagaagaaaacgtcCATCAAGAAGTGCACTCTTAATCCGTATTACAACGAATCGTTCACGTTTGAGGTACCCTTCGAGCAGATACAG AAAGTGCAATTGGTTGTCACGGTAGTCGACTACGATCGTATCGGCACCTCAGAACCCATTGGGAAGGTCGTCTTGGGGTACAACGCGAGTGGAACAGAACTGAGACACTGGTCCGACATGTTGGCATCCCCGAGACGTCCTATTGCTCAATGGCACACGCTTAAGGACCCCGAGGACGGCGACAAGAAGGACTAA